One Primulina eburnea isolate SZY01 unplaced genomic scaffold, ASM2296580v1 ctg973_ERROPOS1174311, whole genome shotgun sequence genomic region harbors:
- the LOC140822584 gene encoding uncharacterized protein isoform X3, producing the protein MLVAAIILAPFYVSKNAYIVVVLFCALFTLITCKQCPINEKPNQLEIGLCGPNRAHVDTNHPDLLNGHVNLELGSRNYLHQQSLENVCPPSNSFCFPVTMTHFLSDEVDTEFDAIDENGVPPEDFSNGFKQVRSNLSWSSDHVIFRLLGESTVSCSFKQRDGFHELPSDDFYTRSIQQTDTSSCIRSSFEHKTRSLNSGENVEYVKFGLMDPPVEIKPSLLDWGQKNMYVPSLAFLTVKNLEATGVLSVHYPYSSNTQFYPCNFSETLLAPGEVATICFVFSPTQLGLSVAQLVVQTSLGGFLIQAKGFAVESPFLIKSGFDVYSSGRWKKNLSLFNPFNEAIYVEEVTAWISVSSGNTFRTSSAICNIVAMENSSEFTTLGAKVVLGFENGEVDLTQIFVRPHVNWEVGPQKTETIMELDFSYHFEGKIVGTLCMMLKSSKNKIGTVVVPLGEEPSPYSAGHVSASLEALVPCNASGSSIFALSVRNDAPCLLSVVKVSKVGDGTETFQIKSVEGLVLFPRSITLVAILNYARLETPAVNSRCKLLILLNNTRNSQLEIPCMDVISFCSGYGVDSSVGFTGINNVVYVNGIQKSFIRSMHPPSEIKAVAAIQADEFVLRNWKSHANTRFLSVLDDHELRFPVVNVGNHCYRWVSVKNPSQEPVVMQLILNSWEVIDKCRTPEFDLQPPSDTILLSNRSIAPTRYGFSLGQDAITEAFIHPYGSASFGPILFQPSKLCEWRSSALIRNNLSGVEWLSLRGFGGSRSLLLLEGSKPVQSLEFKLDFPSQLNFSSGMLPHMEGKKNFCHQSLRKEVYAKNVGDLPLEVIQIKVSGAECSLDGFQVHNCQGFSLQPGESVRLQMSYWTDFSSSTIQRDLELALATGNLVIPMKTSLPLFVLCFCRRYMFWMRVKKAMVVIMFASLLFVLVFLLFTSLTPFTCQDSKSGMKSSNVNCVEKSVAQEEALVLVSADRCCDGYSSGCGLVNHSEQYQKQKVPLLDTLPEAISTSSALSKTSSGVYCDGQDTSDSRNLRVTIGREKLRRRKKKKSSAIGLLELSSSQSGNSTPSSPLSPAACITPKPSCLMSPDRGPSLENIIPFAQKPLKKHDSIKCSEPPPQHIPSGDEVSSKRGFSPQETASLTKEVACGNVPFSAAGVSPRACHSPALISTSTIAPRAWAPGYKVHNKKAGEVEEKVSVDEKESVEDKFNYNVWADNLLGLHLIFQPKKVPRKSPRAIDDNFESFFVTGPSTLFANYMLNSPSGG; encoded by the exons ATGCTGGTGGCTGCCATTATTTT GGCACCCTTTTACGTTTCCAAGAATGCTTACATTGTGGTGGTTCTATTTTGTGCTTTGTTCACACTTATCACATGCAAGCAATGTCCAATAAATGAAAAGCCAAATCAATTAGAAATAGGATTATGCGGGCCCAACAGGGCTCATGTTGATACAAACCATCCAGATCTATTGAATGGTCATGTTAATTTAGAATTAGGTTCAAGAAATTACTTGCATCAACAGAGTCTGGAGAATGTATGCCCGCCTTCGAATTCGTTCTGTTTTCCGGTGACAATGACCCACTTTTTATCTGATGAAGTTGATACTGAATTCGATGCAATAGATGAGAATGGGGTTCCACCTGAAGATTTTTCTAATGGATTTAAGCAAGTGAGAAGTAACTTGAGCTGGTCTTCAGACCATGTTATCTTCAGGTTATTGGGTGAGAGCACTGTTTCTTGCTCATTCAAGCAGCGAGATGGTTTTCATGAATTGCCATCTGATGATTTTTACACTAGGAGCATCCAACAAACTGATACATCTTCTTGTATAAGATCATCGTTTGAACATAAAACTCGCAGTTTAAATTCAGGAGAAAATGTTGAATATGTAAAATTTGGCTTGATGGACCCTCCTGTGGAGATAAAGCCTTCATTACTTGATTGGGGACAAAAGAATATGTATGTCCCATCCTTGGCCTTTTTGACAGTAAAGAATCTAGAAGCTACTGGTGTTTTGAGTGTCCACTATCCTTACAGTAGCAACACACAGTTTTATCCGTGCAATTTTAGTGAAACACTGCTAGCTCCTGGAGAAGTTGCTACAATATGTTTTGTGTTTTCCCCTACACAGTTAGGATTGTCCGTAGCTCAATTAGTTGTACAGACAAGTTTGGGTGGGTTCCTGATTCAAGCTAAAGGCTTTGCTGTCGAGTCTCCTTTTTTGATAAAGTCTGGATTTGATGTTTACTCCAGTGGAAGGTGGAAAAAGAATTTGTCTTTATTTAATCCTTTCAATGAAGCCATCTATGTGGAGGAGGTAACTGCTTGGATATCTGTGTCCTCAGGGAACACTTTCCGCACATCAAGCGCAATTTGCAACATTGTCGCTATGGAGAATTCGAGTGAGTTTACAACGTTGGGTGCTAAAGTAGTGTTGGGTTTTGAGAATGGTGAGGTTGATCTGACACAAATCTTTGTGAGACCACATGTGAATTGGGAGGTTGGCCCTCAAAAAACAGAGACTATCATGGAATTGGACTTTTCTTACCATTTCGAAGGAAAAATAGTTGGTACTTTGTGTATGATGTTGAAATCTTCAAAGAATAAGATCGGTACTGTCGTGGTACCTCTTGGAGAGGAACCAAGCCCATATTCAGCAGGTCATGTTTCAGCATCTTTGGAGGCCTTGGTTCCATGCAATGCAAGTGGATCTTCCATTTTTGCTTTGTCTGTGAGAAATGATGCTCCGTGTCTACTGAGTGTTGTTAAGGTCAGTAAAGTAGGCGATGGTACTGAAACCTTCCAAATCAAGTCCGTTGaaggacttgtactttttccTCGATCAATCACACTAGTAGCTATACTCAATTACGCTCGTCTTGAAACTCCTGCAGTAAACTCACGCTGCAAATTACTCATTCTATTAAATAACACTAGAAATTCTCAGCTAGAAATTCCATGCATGGATGTTATCAGTTTCTGCTCGGGATATGGGGTAGATTCTTCAGTTGGATTTACAGGGATCAACAATGTAGTTTATGTGAATGGAATACAAAAGTCTTTTATTCGCAGCATGCACCCACCTTCTGAAATCAAG GCTGTCGCTGCAATTCAAGCGGATGAATTTGTACTCAGAAACTGGAAATCTCATGCCAACACGAGATTCCTGTCTGTTCTTGATGACCATGAACTACGATTTCCAGTGGTTAATGTTGGAAATCATTGCTACCGGTGGGTCTCTGTCAAAAACCCAAGCCAAGAACCAGTTGTGATGCAGCTTATTTTAAATTCATGGGAAGTCATTGATAAGTGCAGGACACCAGAATTTGATTTGCAACCTCCCTCAGACACTATTTTGTTGAGTAATAGATCAATTGCTCCAACAAGGTATGGATTCTCATTGGGTCAAGATGCAATAACTGAGGCTTTTATTCATCCTTATGGCAGTGCTTCTTTTGGTCCAATCTTATTTCAACCTTCCAAACTATGCGAATGGAGAAGTTCAGCACTGATAAGGAATAATCTCTCTGGTGTAGAATGGTTATCACTGCGAGGATTTGGAGGGTCACGTTCCTTGCTGTTGCTAGAGGGGTCTAAACCCGTGCAGAGTTTAGAATTTAAGCTAGATTTTCCGAGTCAGCTAAATTTTTCTTCTGGCATGTTACCCCACATGGAAGGCAAAAAAAATTTCTGTCATCAGTCCTTGAGAAAAGAGGTCTATGCCAAGAACGTGGGTGACCTTCCTTTGGAGGTTATTCAAATTAAAGTTTCAGGGGCTGAGTGTAGTTTGGATGGATTTCAAGTACATAATTGTCAAGGTTTTTCTCTTCAACCTGGAGAATCCGTTAGGCTTCAAATGTCATACTGGACTGATTTCTCCTCGTCCACTATACAGAGGGACCTTGAACTAGCTTTGGCAACTGGGAATCTTGTGATACCTATGAAAACAAGTTTGCCATTATTCGTGCTTTGTTTCTGCAGAAGATATATGTTCTGGATGCGTGTTAAGAAAGCTATGGTGGTGATCATGTTTGCATCTCTGCTATTTGTGCTAGTCTTTCTCCTTTTTACCTCTCTGACTCCGTTCACATGTCAAGACTCTAAAAGTGGGATGAAATCTTCTAATGTTAATTGTGTTGAAAAATCAGTTGCACAAGAGGAAGCATTGGTCTTGGTGTCTGCCGATCGATGTTGTGATGGTTATTCCTCGGGCTGTGGACTTGTAAATCATTCTGAACAGTATCAGAAACAAAAGGTTCCTCTGTTAGACACCCTACCAGAAGCCATATCAACATCCTCGGCATTGTCAAAAACTTCGTCAGGTGTGTATTGTGATGGTCAAGATACATCAGATTCAAGAAACTTGAGAGTTACTATCGGGAGAGAGAAATTAAGGAGgcggaaaaagaaaaagagttcTGCTATCGGACTCTTAGAACTTTCAAGCAGTCAGAGTGGCAATTCTACCCCATCTTCACCTCTGTCTCCAGCGGCATGCATAACACCAAAGCCATCGTGTTTGATGTCTCCTGATAGAGGCCCATCATTGGAGAACATAATCCCATTTGCTCAGAAACCGCTCAAGAAACATGATAGCATAAAATGCTCCGAACCTCCCCCTCAGCATATTCCCTCGGGTGATGAGGTTTCCTCCAAGCGGGGGTTCTCTCCTCAGGAGACTGCTAGTTTAACGAAGGAGGTCGCTTGTGGGAATGTTCCGTTTAGTGCTGCTGGGGTTTCCCCTCGGGCATGTCATTCACCAGCTTTGATCTCAACATCTACAATTGCTCCCCGTGCATGGGCTCCGGGGTACAAAGTTCACAATAAAAAAGCTGGTGAAGTCGAGGAAAAGGTGAGTGTGGACGAAAAGGAGAGTGTGGaagataaatttaattataacgTATGGGCGGATAATCTCCTTGGTCTCCATTTGATTTTCCAGCCAAAAAAGGTCCCCAGGAAGTCACCCCGTGCCATTGATGATAATTTTGAGAGCTTTTTTGTGACAGGACCATCGACCCTCTTTGCGAACTATATGCTAAATTCCCCATCTGGAGGGTAA